DNA from Variovorax sp. V213:
CCATCGTCATCGGCAAGACGGCGCGCCACGTCAAGCGCGATGACGCCTACGACTTCATCGGAGGCTACACCGTGGCCAACGACTACGCCATCCGCGACTACCTGGAGAACTGGTATCGCCCCAACCTGCGCGTGAAGAACCGCGACACCTGCACGCCGCTCGGACCCTGGTTCGTCGACGCGGCCGATGTGCCCGATCCGATGGCGCTCGCGCTCAAGACCACGGTGAACGGCACCGTCACGCAACAGGGCAACACGCGCGACATGATCTTCGACGCGCCTTTTCTCATCGAATATTTCAGCCGCTTCATGACGCTGTCGCCCGGCGACCTGATCCTCACCGGAACGCCCGACGGCGTGGTCGATTGCCGGCCGGGCGACGTGGTGGTGACCGAGATCGAGAGCATCGGCGCACTGGTCAACACCATCGAGGGCACCTAGCGCCGGACTGCTTTTCCATACCAACGACAGAAGAGACAAACCCCATGACGACCAGG
Protein-coding regions in this window:
- a CDS encoding fumarylacetoacetate hydrolase family protein, which codes for MKHARVIFEGREHTGTAHEFNGAQDAAVRLDDGRVVPQEQLTWLPPLTPTARPRTILALGLNYADHATELEFKAPEEPLVFVKGQSTLTGHRQRTHRPAGVQFMHYECELAIVIGKTARHVKRDDAYDFIGGYTVANDYAIRDYLENWYRPNLRVKNRDTCTPLGPWFVDAADVPDPMALALKTTVNGTVTQQGNTRDMIFDAPFLIEYFSRFMTLSPGDLILTGTPDGVVDCRPGDVVVTEIESIGALVNTIEGT